The nucleotide window GCGACTACAAGGTCGCCGCGATCCCGGTGTCGGCGTTCTACGAGCAGGACGCGGTGACCTCTGTGGTGCGTTTCTGCTTTTCCAAGAAGGATGAAACGCTGGATACCGCGCTGGAACGGCTGTCGGACGCGGTGCACGGCCGCCGCAAGAGGTAGAAGATGCGCGCTCCAATCCGAGGCCCGCTTCGTCTGATCGGTGTGATGACGGTCGCGCTGTCGCTCTCGCCCGCGTGGGCGCAAGAGCGCACGGTGAACTTCTACAACTGGTCGAACTATATGGCGCCGGGGGTGCTGGAGGATTTTACCAAGGAAACCGGCATCAAGGTGGTTTACGACACGTTCGACGCCAACGAGACGTTGGAGACGCGCCTTCTGGCGGGGAAGTCGGGCTACGACGTCGTGGTGCCCACCGGCTATTTCCTGCAGCGTCAGATCACCGCAAAGGTCTTTCTCAAGCTCGACAAGTCAAAACTGCCCCATCTCGCCAACGCCTGGCCTGTGGTGACCAGCCAGCTCGCGACCTATGATCCCGGCAACAATTACGCCGCCAACTACATGTGGGGCACCACGGGGATCGGCTACAACGTCAAGCTGGCGCAGAAAATCCTCGGTCCCGACGCCAGGATCGACAGTTGGGATATCGTCTTCAAGCCGGAGAACCTCGCGAAGTTCAAGGATTGCGGCATCCACATGCTGGATTCCGCCGACGACATTCTGCCGGCGGCGCTCAGCTATCTCGGCATCGATCCGAACTCGACCAAGCAGGCCGATCTGGAAAAGGCCGCCGACCTCGTCGGCAAGATCAGGCCCAATGTCCGCAAGTTTCATTCCTCGGAATATCTGGGCGCGCTCGCCTCCGGCGAAATCTGCTTCGTGGTGGGCTGGTCAGGCGATGTGATGCAGGCGCGCAGCCGCGCGGCGGAAGCAAAAAACGGCGTCGAGATCGGCTACACCATCCCGAAAGAGGGCGCGCAGATGTTCTTCGACAATCTCGCGATTCCGGCGGATGCCAAGAACGTCGCGGAAGCCTATGAGCTGATCAACTATCTCTACCGCCCCGAGGTCGCCGCGAAGAATTCGGACTTTTTGTCCTACGCCAACGGCAACCTCGCAAGCCAGAAGCTGATCGACCCGAAGATTTTGAACGACAAGAACATCTATCCGGACGAGGCGATGCAGAAGAAGCTGTTCGTGATCCGGGCCCGCGACCCCGCTACCCAGCGGGTAATCAACCGGCTGTGGACGAGGGTGAAGACGGGGAGGTGACCGGCGATCCATCCCACAAACTTCTATTGCCGAAACCCAGGCCAGAATCTATAGCTTTCGCCGGGAGCATCACATGACCAACATCCTGACCTTCTTCTCAACACGCACGCTGCTGCAGATCATCTTCGTCCTGGCATCGACGGTTGCGATGAAGGCGTGGAGCCTCGGCCTGTTGTTCGGCGGATAGGCCACCCCGTAGCCCGGATCAGCGCAGCGACATCCGGGGCCGTTCTCACCTCTGATACCGGGTGTCGCTGCGCTCATCCGGGCTACGAAAGCAGACCTACCGCCATCTCCGGTGCAGCCACAGCCACTGGTCCGGATATTCGCGCACCCAACCTTCGACCACGTCAGTCACCGCCTGCATCGTGCCCTGGATGTCGATTTGCCCTGCGGTGTCGCGCACCGGCTTGACCTCTTCGGACAATTCGGCGCGGAAGCGGTGGTTGGGCAGGCGGATGATGCGCACGCCGTGCACGGGGCATTCGACCTGCCGCAGCAGGCGCGCCAGCGTCGGGTTGGCCTTGGTCTTGCGGCCGAAGAATGTCACCTCGACGCCGTTGCCGAGGTACTGATCGACCAGCATCGCGACGTGCTGGCCCCGTTGCAGCGCCTCGGCGAGTTTGAGCGGTGCCTCGCGGCCGGCCGGCACCAGCGTGCCCATCTTGACGGCGCGGATCCGTTCGATGGCGCGGTCGGCGGCCTCGATGTTCGGCCGGCGGAACAGGATCGCGCAATCGAGCCCGTGCGCGACGGCACCGAGCGCCGGGATTTCCCAATTGCCGAGATGGCTTGCGAAGATGATCGCAGGCCTCCCGTCGTCGCGCAACGAATCGAAGATTTCCTTGGTCCGCGGGGGAAACTCGATGCGGCTCGGCTTCTCCGGATGGTCGAGGTCGTAATCCCAGATGTGATCGAGATGGGCGAACTCGGCGCCGATGCGGCCGAGATTGTCCCAGACGCCGGCCAAAATGGTTTCGATCTCTTCGGTCGATTTCTCAGGGAAGGCGGCCTTGAGATTCTCGCGACCGATACGGTTCTCGCGCAGCCTGCTGCCGATGAAGCGGGTGACGCGGCCGAAGAAATCGGCGGTCTTGTCCGGATCGAAATAGCGCGTGGTGCGCAACAGCGCGATCGTCAGCGCGCCGACGGCCAATTCCGCCACCGGCTTGGCGGCGTCGCGCAGGCGCGCCCTGGTGCGTAGGAGCAGGCGGTTCATCTTTTGGAAACAGCTAGCCCTACGCCGGTTCGCGCGTCAGGATCAGCGAGGCGTTTTGCCCGCCGAAACCGAACGAGTTCGACATCACGGCGGTAACCTTGGCGTCGCGCGCCTTGTTGCCGACCACGTCGAACAGAATGGTCGGATCCGGAATCTCGTAATTGATGGTCGGCGGAATCCGTTGATGCTCCAGCGTCAGCAGCGAGAACACGGCTTCCACCGCGCCGGCCGCCGAAATCGTGTGCCCGACCATCGATTTGTTCGAGGACACCGGAATCTTCGGCAGATGATCGCCGAACACGACCGCGGTCGTGTTGTATTCCATCTTGTCGTTTTCCGGCGTCGCGGTGCCGTGCGCGTTGATGTGGTCGATCTGTTCCGGCTCGAGGCCGGCGTCCGCAAGCGTCTTGCGCATGCAGCCGATGATCGGCTTGCCGTCGGGGCTGGAGCGGGTGCGGTGGAATGAGTCGGTCAGTTCGCCGCAGCCGGCGACGACGCCGAGAATTTTGGCGCCGCGCGCGATCGCGGATTGATAGCTCTCCAGCACCATCGCGCCGGCGCCTTCCGCCATCACAAAGCCGTCGCGGTTCTTCGAGAACGGCTTTGAAGCGGCTTGCGGCGGATCGTTCTGCGTCGACAGCGCCGACAACAGCGAGAAGCGCACCATGGCTTCCGGGTTCACCGAGCCGTCGGTGCCGACGCACAGCGCCGCGTCGGCTTCGCCGCGTCGGATCGCCTCGACGCCGAGCTGGATCGCGGTGGCGCCGGAGGCGCAGGCGGTGGAGAGCGAGATCGGCGATCCCTTGGTGCCGAACGTTTCGGCCAGGTGGCTCGCGATCGAACCGAACATGAAGCGGTGATGGTAGGCTGTGAACCGACCGCCGCCGCTGACGCGCAGCATGTCCTCGTAAGCGAATTCGGTCCTGCCGACCGCGCGTCCGAGCTCGAGCCGCTGCGGCCATTCAACCTCGACCGGCGCAACTGCCAGAAACAGCGGTCCGGGAAAGTCGGCCTTGGCGCCGATCGCCGCCTGTTCAAGCGCTTCCTCGGTCGCCATCTCGGCGAGACGTTCGCTGAGACCGGTCGACGAGAACGGATCGACGGTGACGAAATCCACGGTGCCAGCCATGGTCGTTTTCAGGCCGTCGATCGGAAAGCGCGTCACGGTGCGAATGCCGGATTCGCCCGCGGTCAGCCGGGTCCAATTGTCCGTCTTGCCGGCGCCGAGCGAGGTCACCACGCCCATGCCGGTAACGACGACGATCGGCCTGCCGAGTTTATCGCGTGGTGCTGACATGGTTCCCCCCGTCGATGCTGCGCCGTAACTGAAAGCGCTGTCGCGCTCATTTCATGGTCTGGTCGTGATCCCCGTGGAAAAGCAATGACGCCGTCCCGGATCACGCGCTACTTGATGGCCTCGACCAGGGCCATGCCTTCGCCCTGCCAGTGACCGGCCCCCACGATGACAATCTGGTCCGGGTTGCCTGCCTTTTCAACCTCGAGGCCGGTCGGATCGTTGGGCGGGAACAGCGCGCCACGGGAGATCGAGAGTGCGGCAAGCGCCAGCCCCAGCGGAAACTGCGTCTCCAGCGTGTGGCCGAACATCGTGCCGGTGGCGCGCACCGCAAAGCCGGGATGCTGGCGCAAAAACGCCTTTTCATCCGACGTCACCGGCTCGGCGCCGGTTGCGCCCGTGATCAGGGTGCCGCTGTCGCCGACGCCGAGCTTCGGCCACAGCGCCTCCAAAGATTTGGTCACCGCGCCCGGCTGCTTGCGCTGCGCAAGGTCGGCGACGACCTTGGTCAGTTTGGCGTATGGCTTGGCGCCGCGGGCTTCGGCGTGCTCGCGGGCTTCCAGCACCAGGAAGCAGCCGGCGGAGCCGAGCGCGAACCCGCTTTTGTCCTCGCGTTGCCACACGGGGCTGAACTTGTCGGTCAGGTTGAAGTCGCCGAATTCATAGAGGACCAGCAGGTCGGACCGTTCGCCGTTATGGGCTGCGCCGACCAGCGCGATGTCGCTTTGGCCGGCTTCAATCCGCGCCAGCGCAATCCGTGCCGCATCGATGCTGGCAGCTTCCTCGCCCATGAAGGTGCGCGACGTGCCGCAGACGCCATGCACGATGGCGATGTTGCCGGCGAGCAGGTTGGAGAGCTGGGCCAGAAACAGCGTCGGCCGCAGATCGTTCATCAGCCGTTCGTTGAGAAAGCCGGGGCTGGAATTGCCCTTGGCGTCGGCGCACAGGATTGCCGCATCGACTGCGATGTCGCGCTCGCCGCCGCCGGCGGCGACGATCATGTCCATGCGGCCGAGGATTTCCTTGTTGCCTTTGACGCCGGCCGAATCCAGCGCCAGCCCGGCGGCATAGGTGCCGATGCGCTGCCATGCTTCCATCTGGCGCTGGTCGCCCTTTTTCGGGATCTGCGCGTCGAAGCTAACAGGCGCCAGCGGATGCACGATGTAGGGCGCAAACCGTTTTTCGTCGACGTTGATCTTCTTCTCGTTCAGCGCATCCCAATGCGCCTCCAGCCCCTCGCCGAGCGAGGAGACGATGCCGATGCCGGTGATCCAAACTTCCTTGGCGCCTGCGGATTTTGGCTCAGTCATTGCGTGATTGCCTGCAGTGGGAAGCCGATCTCGTGGGCCTTCGCGTCCATGTGCACGCGCAAGGCAGGGTCGGGAAAGGGGGCAAGGCCGAAGGTGAGTTCAGCGCTGCACTTCAACTCCTTGCCGACGCGTATTTTTGCCTTCGTGACGGCAAAGCCGGAGCCTTCGTGCTCGAGTTTCGCATCGATCGTCAGCAACTGGCCGGGACTGACGTAACCCCGCATCTTGGCTTCCTTCACGATGGCGAGGAACGGCATCCGCTCGAACTTCAACAGGCCGAGCAGCAGCCAGCCGGAGCTCTGCGCCATCGCCTCGGTCAGCAGCACGCCGGGCATGATCGGAAAGCCCGGGAAATGCCCCTCGAAGATGGT belongs to Bradyrhizobium icense and includes:
- a CDS encoding beta-ketoacyl-ACP synthase — its product is MSAPRDKLGRPIVVVTGMGVVTSLGAGKTDNWTRLTAGESGIRTVTRFPIDGLKTTMAGTVDFVTVDPFSSTGLSERLAEMATEEALEQAAIGAKADFPGPLFLAVAPVEVEWPQRLELGRAVGRTEFAYEDMLRVSGGGRFTAYHHRFMFGSIASHLAETFGTKGSPISLSTACASGATAIQLGVEAIRRGEADAALCVGTDGSVNPEAMVRFSLLSALSTQNDPPQAASKPFSKNRDGFVMAEGAGAMVLESYQSAIARGAKILGVVAGCGELTDSFHRTRSSPDGKPIIGCMRKTLADAGLEPEQIDHINAHGTATPENDKMEYNTTAVVFGDHLPKIPVSSNKSMVGHTISAAGAVEAVFSLLTLEHQRIPPTINYEIPDPTILFDVVGNKARDAKVTAVMSNSFGFGGQNASLILTREPA
- a CDS encoding 3-hydroxyacyl-ACP dehydratase FabZ family protein; the protein is MQLDYFQLIDRIVDLDLDEKKITVEAQVPAAHTIFEGHFPGFPIMPGVLLTEAMAQSSGWLLLGLLKFERMPFLAIVKEAKMRGYVSPGQLLTIDAKLEHEGSGFAVTKAKIRVGKELKCSAELTFGLAPFPDPALRVHMDAKAHEIGFPLQAITQ
- a CDS encoding polyamine ABC transporter substrate-binding protein; the protein is MTVALSLSPAWAQERTVNFYNWSNYMAPGVLEDFTKETGIKVVYDTFDANETLETRLLAGKSGYDVVVPTGYFLQRQITAKVFLKLDKSKLPHLANAWPVVTSQLATYDPGNNYAANYMWGTTGIGYNVKLAQKILGPDARIDSWDIVFKPENLAKFKDCGIHMLDSADDILPAALSYLGIDPNSTKQADLEKAADLVGKIRPNVRKFHSSEYLGALASGEICFVVGWSGDVMQARSRAAEAKNGVEIGYTIPKEGAQMFFDNLAIPADAKNVAEAYELINYLYRPEVAAKNSDFLSYANGNLASQKLIDPKILNDKNIYPDEAMQKKLFVIRARDPATQRVINRLWTRVKTGR
- a CDS encoding lipid A biosynthesis lauroyl acyltransferase, whose product is MNRLLLRTRARLRDAAKPVAELAVGALTIALLRTTRYFDPDKTADFFGRVTRFIGSRLRENRIGRENLKAAFPEKSTEEIETILAGVWDNLGRIGAEFAHLDHIWDYDLDHPEKPSRIEFPPRTKEIFDSLRDDGRPAIIFASHLGNWEIPALGAVAHGLDCAILFRRPNIEAADRAIERIRAVKMGTLVPAGREAPLKLAEALQRGQHVAMLVDQYLGNGVEVTFFGRKTKANPTLARLLRQVECPVHGVRIIRLPNHRFRAELSEEVKPVRDTAGQIDIQGTMQAVTDVVEGWVREYPDQWLWLHRRWR
- a CDS encoding beta-ketoacyl-ACP synthase, whose amino-acid sequence is MTEPKSAGAKEVWITGIGIVSSLGEGLEAHWDALNEKKINVDEKRFAPYIVHPLAPVSFDAQIPKKGDQRQMEAWQRIGTYAAGLALDSAGVKGNKEILGRMDMIVAAGGGERDIAVDAAILCADAKGNSSPGFLNERLMNDLRPTLFLAQLSNLLAGNIAIVHGVCGTSRTFMGEEAASIDAARIALARIEAGQSDIALVGAAHNGERSDLLVLYEFGDFNLTDKFSPVWQREDKSGFALGSAGCFLVLEAREHAEARGAKPYAKLTKVVADLAQRKQPGAVTKSLEALWPKLGVGDSGTLITGATGAEPVTSDEKAFLRQHPGFAVRATGTMFGHTLETQFPLGLALAALSISRGALFPPNDPTGLEVEKAGNPDQIVIVGAGHWQGEGMALVEAIK